Proteins encoded within one genomic window of Acidithiobacillus sp. AMEEHan:
- a CDS encoding NADH-quinone oxidoreductase subunit B family protein yields MGIEGVLEKGFVTTSIDTVVNWSRTGSLWPMTFGLACCAVEMMHAGAARYDLDRFGIIFRPSPRQSDVMIVAGTLVNKMAPALRKVYDQMAEPRWVVSMGSCANGGGYYHYSYSVVRGCDRIVPVDVYVPGCPPTAEALLFGLIQLQKKIRRTHTIAR; encoded by the coding sequence ATGGGAATAGAAGGGGTTCTCGAAAAGGGTTTCGTCACCACCAGCATCGATACGGTGGTCAACTGGAGTCGCACGGGGTCTTTATGGCCAATGACCTTTGGTTTGGCCTGTTGCGCGGTAGAAATGATGCACGCGGGAGCGGCGCGTTACGATCTCGATCGCTTCGGTATCATTTTTCGTCCCAGTCCGCGGCAATCCGATGTGATGATTGTTGCCGGTACCTTGGTCAACAAGATGGCTCCGGCGCTGCGCAAAGTCTACGACCAGATGGCCGAGCCACGCTGGGTGGTGTCCATGGGTTCCTGTGCCAACGGCGGTGGGTATTACCACTACTCCTACAGCGTGGTGCGCGGTTGTGACCGCATCGTCCCCGTCGACGTCTATGTCCCCGGTTGTCCGCCAACGGCAGAAGCGCTCCTCTTTGGGCTGATCCAGCTACAGAAGAAGATCCGCCGTACGCACACGATAGCTCGGTAA
- a CDS encoding NADH-quinone oxidoreductase subunit A, whose amino-acid sequence MLGHYLPVLIFLLIALVVGIVPLILGSKLGPNRPDSEKLSPYECGFEAFEDARVKFDVRYYLVAILFILFDLEIAFLFPWAVVFDSIGTTGFLAMMVFLTILVVGFVYEWKKGALEWE is encoded by the coding sequence GTGCTCGGACATTATTTGCCTGTGCTGATATTTTTGCTGATCGCCTTGGTGGTCGGCATCGTGCCCTTGATCCTGGGCAGCAAGCTTGGTCCCAATCGGCCAGACAGCGAAAAGCTGTCTCCCTATGAATGTGGATTCGAGGCCTTCGAGGACGCCCGCGTCAAGTTTGATGTGCGTTACTACCTGGTCGCGATTCTTTTCATCCTCTTCGATCTCGAGATTGCATTTCTGTTTCCCTGGGCCGTTGTTTTTGACTCTATCGGCACGACCGGGTTCCTGGCGATGATGGTGTTCCTCACCATTCTGGTAGTGGGCTTCGTCTACGAGTGGAAGAAGGGGGCTCTGGAATGGGAATAG
- the secG gene encoding preprotein translocase subunit SecG, with product MYTVLLIFQVLICVVLVGLVLIQKGQGADIGAVFGGGGSQTVFGAAGAGNFLSHVTAILAAIFFLNSLALAYLSEHEAHAAGVGIALPSSTAAAPAAAPASAPTASVATSVASGQSPVSASATSAVPEKSVATGNSSSSKP from the coding sequence ATGTATACGGTGTTATTGATTTTTCAGGTGCTGATCTGTGTCGTCCTGGTAGGGCTGGTGCTGATTCAGAAAGGACAGGGCGCGGATATTGGCGCGGTCTTTGGCGGTGGCGGTTCGCAGACCGTTTTTGGCGCTGCAGGAGCGGGCAACTTTCTGAGCCACGTCACTGCAATTCTTGCTGCGATTTTCTTTCTCAACAGTTTAGCATTGGCCTATCTGTCAGAGCATGAAGCGCACGCGGCAGGCGTGGGTATTGCGCTGCCAAGCTCGACGGCAGCGGCACCTGCCGCCGCACCGGCATCGGCGCCGACCGCATCCGTAGCTACTAGCGTGGCGAGCGGCCAGAGCCCCGTTTCTGCCTCCGCAACATCCGCCGTGCCCGAAAAGAGCGTCGCCACTGGAAATTCATCCTCGTCGAAGCCTTGA
- the tpiA gene encoding triose-phosphate isomerase gives MRSIMVAGNWKMNGLNADAEHLIQAILGAGLVPASPEVVVFPPFTLLPAVHHLAKGSFLRWGGQNLFWEAYGAYTGEISGAMLRDHGCRYVLVGHSERRQIFQESDEIVLKKVKAALLSGLIPMVCIGETEQERAQGHTEEVLRRQVGAILPALGSNGQQANMVLAYEPVWAIGTGKTASPEQAQEVHAFVRGLIAAKNPDIARKILILYGGSVKAGNAQTLFAQPDIDGGLVGGASLQAVEFLQICQAAHAVARGI, from the coding sequence GTGCGGTCGATCATGGTAGCGGGCAATTGGAAGATGAATGGCTTGAATGCGGATGCCGAGCACCTCATTCAAGCCATTCTCGGTGCGGGTCTGGTGCCAGCCTCGCCGGAGGTTGTGGTATTTCCGCCCTTCACGCTATTGCCGGCAGTGCACCATCTGGCCAAGGGCAGTTTCTTGCGCTGGGGTGGGCAAAATCTCTTTTGGGAAGCTTACGGAGCCTATACCGGTGAGATCTCGGGAGCTATGCTGCGCGACCATGGCTGCCGTTACGTCCTGGTTGGACACTCGGAGCGTCGTCAGATTTTTCAGGAGTCAGATGAAATCGTCCTGAAAAAGGTGAAGGCGGCCCTCCTGTCCGGTCTGATTCCCATGGTCTGCATCGGTGAAACCGAGCAGGAAAGAGCACAGGGCCATACCGAAGAGGTGTTGCGGCGTCAGGTAGGGGCCATTCTCCCGGCTTTGGGCAGTAACGGGCAGCAGGCCAATATGGTCCTTGCTTATGAGCCAGTCTGGGCCATCGGCACCGGCAAGACGGCCAGCCCGGAGCAGGCGCAGGAAGTGCATGCTTTTGTGCGTGGCCTGATCGCTGCAAAAAATCCCGACATCGCCCGCAAAATCCTCATTCTCTACGGTGGTAGTGTCAAGGCCGGCAACGCCCAGACCTTATTTGCCCAGCCGGATATCGACGGCGGTCTGGTCGGTGGAGCCTCGTTGCAGGCAGTCGAGTTTTTGCAGATCTGTCAGGCCGCCCATGCGGTAGCCCGGGGTATTTGA
- the glmM gene encoding phosphoglucosamine mutase has product MTRKFFGTDGVRGRVGEMPMRADWVLQLGWAAGRVLTRGVSGRPQVLIGKDTRLSGYLLESALESGLAAAGVDVLLVGPLPTPAIAYLTRTLRAHAGIVISASHNPYEDNGIKFFSGDGYKLPDAVEEAIEAELEEPMRCAAADSLGKARRVDDAAGRYVEYCKTTFPASADLRGLRIVVDAAHGAGYKVAPMVFSELGAQVESIGARPNGVNINDGVGSTAPQALIAAVQERQADLGIALDGDGDRVLLVDARGNAWDGDAVLWLLAQAFQERGVLSGVVGTVMSNLALEKALTEQGVPFVRSAVGDRYVLETMRRLGYPLGGENSGHLITPANTTGDAILAALQVLAFLQQKGRSLHELADGLKLYPQVLRNLRLPDARQHLERPDVQQLLQAAEAQLAGRGRLLVRASGTEPLLRIMVEATESWLAQSVAEELQAQVAACVTESAAV; this is encoded by the coding sequence ATGACCAGAAAATTTTTCGGAACCGACGGTGTTCGCGGCCGGGTGGGAGAAATGCCGATGCGTGCGGACTGGGTCCTGCAGCTCGGATGGGCTGCGGGTAGGGTGCTCACCAGGGGGGTATCCGGCAGGCCGCAGGTGCTGATTGGCAAAGACACCCGCCTCTCCGGCTACCTCCTCGAATCTGCTCTGGAATCCGGGCTGGCGGCGGCAGGAGTCGATGTGCTGCTGGTTGGTCCGCTGCCAACACCTGCGATCGCTTACCTGACCCGCACTCTGCGGGCCCATGCGGGCATTGTCATCAGCGCCTCGCACAATCCCTACGAAGATAATGGCATCAAATTTTTTTCTGGCGATGGCTACAAGCTCCCGGATGCGGTGGAGGAGGCCATTGAGGCCGAGCTGGAAGAACCCATGCGCTGTGCTGCTGCAGACTCTTTGGGGAAGGCGCGTCGCGTGGATGATGCTGCCGGTCGGTATGTCGAATACTGCAAGACGACCTTTCCGGCGTCGGCCGACCTGCGCGGTTTGCGGATCGTCGTCGATGCTGCCCACGGCGCCGGCTATAAGGTCGCGCCCATGGTGTTCAGCGAGCTGGGTGCTCAGGTAGAAAGCATCGGAGCGCGCCCCAATGGCGTCAATATCAATGATGGTGTCGGTTCGACAGCACCGCAGGCGCTCATTGCTGCCGTGCAGGAGCGACAGGCCGATTTGGGGATCGCCCTGGATGGTGACGGCGATCGCGTCCTGCTCGTGGATGCGCGGGGTAATGCCTGGGATGGCGACGCCGTTCTCTGGCTGCTAGCGCAGGCCTTCCAGGAGCGGGGCGTCCTGTCCGGGGTTGTTGGTACGGTGATGAGCAACCTCGCCCTGGAAAAGGCCCTTACGGAGCAGGGAGTGCCTTTCGTGCGCAGTGCCGTGGGAGACCGCTATGTGCTCGAGACCATGCGCCGCCTGGGCTATCCCTTAGGCGGGGAGAATTCCGGTCACCTCATCACTCCAGCAAATACCACCGGCGATGCCATTCTCGCGGCGTTGCAGGTACTTGCCTTTTTGCAGCAGAAAGGCAGGAGTCTGCATGAGTTGGCCGATGGCCTGAAGCTGTATCCGCAGGTTTTGCGCAACTTGCGTCTGCCGGATGCGCGACAGCACTTGGAGCGCCCGGATGTGCAGCAGTTGTTGCAGGCGGCGGAAGCGCAGCTCGCCGGGCGCGGACGACTTCTCGTGCGTGCCTCTGGCACCGAACCACTGTTGCGTATCATGGTAGAGGCGACCGAATCCTGGCTGGCGCAGAGCGTTGCCGAGGAGTTGCAGGCGCAAGTGGCCGCTTGCGTAACCGAATCCGCGGCGGTCTAA
- the folP gene encoding dihydropteroate synthase, with amino-acid sequence MGIINLTPDSFSDGGRYVSVSAALAHARRLWAEGADMLDLGAESTRPGAMEISVEEELDRLLPALEAIRAEIPLPISVDTRKATVMRAAHAYGATLINDVSALSFDPAALTTVAELGLDVCLMHMRGTPATMQTLTAYENVLTEVRDYLVQRRDACLQAGIPAESILLDPGIGFAKEQADNLRLLRHLDQLATLGHPILLGLSRKRFLGQIAGVENASERVVASVAALLWTRQLCRSSIYRVHDVAATRQALNIWEAMEATG; translated from the coding sequence ATGGGGATCATCAATCTTACCCCAGACTCTTTTTCTGATGGTGGTCGCTATGTTTCGGTGAGCGCGGCTTTGGCCCATGCCCGTCGTCTGTGGGCGGAGGGGGCGGACATGCTTGATCTCGGTGCCGAGTCGACGCGGCCAGGGGCGATGGAAATCTCGGTAGAGGAGGAACTCGACCGCCTCCTGCCGGCCTTGGAGGCGATCCGCGCGGAGATTCCTTTGCCCATTTCCGTGGATACCCGTAAGGCGACGGTGATGCGTGCCGCCCATGCTTACGGTGCTACCCTCATCAACGATGTCAGTGCGCTGAGCTTTGATCCCGCGGCGTTGACGACAGTTGCAGAGTTGGGGCTTGATGTCTGCCTGATGCATATGCGAGGTACTCCCGCCACCATGCAGACCCTCACCGCCTACGAAAATGTACTGACAGAGGTGCGTGACTATCTTGTGCAGCGGCGTGATGCATGTCTGCAGGCAGGAATCCCTGCTGAGTCCATTCTCCTCGATCCGGGGATCGGTTTTGCCAAGGAGCAGGCTGACAACCTTCGCCTGCTGCGGCATCTCGACCAATTGGCGACTCTTGGACACCCCATTCTGCTGGGGCTGTCGCGCAAAAGATTTTTGGGCCAGATTGCTGGTGTGGAAAACGCCAGTGAGCGTGTGGTGGCGAGTGTGGCGGCCCTCCTCTGGACCCGACAGCTTTGCCGCAGTTCTATCTATCGGGTGCACGATGTTGCTGCTACGCGGCAGGCACTCAACATTTGGGAAGCGATGGAAGCGACAGGATAA